One window of the Danaus plexippus chromosome 25, MEX_DaPlex, whole genome shotgun sequence genome contains the following:
- the LOC116775340 gene encoding uncharacterized protein LOC116775340: protein MILRLQTCFLFTLLFLFVSGLEKRKINYLPVSLDREQVSESAEDMNPFIKRLKNIIPIPSKDEERKFTNKILVKRVLPHGAPQAVFEYDYSFKTLFKPLIRMHKKITLSDDSGEERESPSYDRHGPKLGNVHIVNMHDDREDPPPAPLGAGRYHGAVHRDTEPKDAESNRLKSYNKIIYVLKDNLRSPYWGRSLETKDGQSKDGLYEFDDIDSGNKSKKWIPHYPLWNYWTYKKSIHEDVCPEQQVKVGNMCIWFPPHR, encoded by the exons ATGATTTTAAGATTACAGACTTGTTTTTTgttcactttattatttttatttgtgtcaggtttagaaaaaagaaaaattaattatttaccgGTCTCATTAGATCGGGAACAAGTATCAGAGTCGGCGGAAGATATGAACCCGTTCATAAAacgacttaaaaatataattcccaTACCCTCAAAAGATGAAGAAAggaaatttacaaacaaaatactaGTGAAGCGAGTCCTACCTCATGGAGCTCCGCAGGCAGTATTCGAATATGATTACAGTTTTAAGACATTATTTAAACCGCTCATAAGAATGCACAAAAAGATAACTCTCTCTGACGACAGCGGTGAAGAAAGAGAAAGTCCATCCTACGACAGGCATGGACCGAAACTGGGAAACGTTCACATTGTAAATATGCACGACGATCGGGAGGATCCTCCACCGGCACCCCTCGGAGCTGGCCGATATCATGGAGCCGTTCATAGAGACACGGAACCCAAAGACGCGGAAAGCAACAGATTAAAGTcatacaacaaaattatatatgtacttaaagATAATCTGAGGTCTCCCTACTGGGGCCGCTCTCTGGAGACGAAAGACGGTCAGTCGAAAGATGGGTTATACGAATTCGATGATATTGACAGCGGAAACAAATCAAAAAAGTGGATCCCGCACTACCCGCTGTGGAACTACTGGACG TATAAGAAGTCGATACACGAGGACGTCTGTCCAGAGCAGCAAGTGAAGGTTGGTAACATGTGTATTTGGTTTCCGCCTCACCGATAa